One Oncorhynchus kisutch isolate 150728-3 linkage group LG13, Okis_V2, whole genome shotgun sequence DNA window includes the following coding sequences:
- the LOC109901991 gene encoding ELL-associated factor 1-like, giving the protein MNGSTNPLLDKEEHVLKLGESFEKRPKSSFHTIRYDFKPASIDTSCEGELQVGKGEEVTITLPHIPGSTPPMTVFKGNKRPYQKDCVLIINHDTGEYMLEKLSSSIQVKKTRAEGSSKIQARIEQQSVRATATQPSAQFRAPTKPGAGAKTSPSPSKDNPSPEPQLDDIKRELRAEVEVIEQMSSSSGSSSSDSASGSGSGDDSSSSDGEHDAPHPQPVPLPLPHIQPSPNCNPMANGGADRQQGSNQLMNTLRNDLQLSESGSDSDDD; this is encoded by the exons ATGAATGGGAGTACAAATCCGCTCTTGGACAAAGAAGAACATGTTTTGAAGCTCGGAGAGAGCTTTGAGAAGAGGCCAAAATCGTCATTTCACACCATCAGAT ATGATTTTAAAccagcttcaattgacacaagctGCGAAGGAGAGTTGCAAGTCGGTAAAGGAGAGGAAGTCACCATCACATTACCTCACATTCCA GGCTCTACACCACCCATGACAGTATTCAAAGGGAATAAGCGGCCATATCAGAAAGACTGTGTTCTTATCATCAATCATGACACTGGGGAGTACATGCTGGAGAAGTTGAGCAGCAGTATCCAGGTCAAGAAAACCAG AGCGGAGGGCAGCAGTAAGATCCAGGCCAGGATTGAGCAACAGTCGGTGCGTGCCACTGCCACCCAGCCTTCAGCGCAGTTCCGTGCCCCCACTAAGCCTGGTGCAGGGGCCAagacctccccctccccttccaagGACAACCCCTCCCCTGAGCCCCAACTAGATGACATCAAGAGAG AGCTGCGAGCGGAGGTGGAGGTTATTGAACAAATGAGCAGCAGTAGCGGCAGCAGCTCATCTGACTCTGCCAGTGGTTCTGGTAGTGGGGACGACAGCTCCAGCAGTGATGGGGAGCATGACGCCCCTCACCCCCAAcctgtcccactccctctcccccacaTCCAGCCCTCCCCCAACTGTAATCCCATGGCCAACGGAGGAGCAGACAGGCAACAGGGCAGCAACCAGCTGATGAACACGCTCA GGAACGACCTCCAGTTGAGTGAGTCAGGCAGCGACAGTGACGACGACTGA
- the LOC109901465 gene encoding tRNA N(3)-methylcytidine methyltransferase METTL6-like: MALSKQDDTSNVGLPCLIPPVQRKTCTGRNLNEKEMEKRAGDQTLVSDFKQMKLEKEAQKNWDLFYKRNTTHFFKDRHWTTREFEELKVCLEFEVQKLVLLEAGCGVGNFIFPLLEEDLNIFVYACDFSPRAVEFVKEHSLYCTERCSVFQCDLTKDDLRGNVPVGSVDVATLIFVLSAIHPNKMQQALDNIYRVLKPGGIILFRDYGLYDHAMMRFKAGNKLGENFYVRQDGTRSYFFSKELLADLFRGAGFESVTNEYVLRETVNKKEGLCVPRVFLQSKFRRPDQLQGS, from the exons ATGGCACTATCAAAGCAAGACGACACCTCCAATGTTGGGTTGCCATGTCTTATCCCACCTGTCCAAAGAAAAACATGTACTGGCAGGAATTTGAATGAGAAAGAAATGGAGAAACGGGCAGGTGACCAGACTTTGGTGTCTGACTTCAAGCAGATGAAGTTGGAAAAGGAGGCACAGAAAAACTGGGACTTGTTTTACAAAAGGAACACAACACACTTTTTCAAGGATAGGCATTGGACCACCAGAGAGTTTGAAGAACTGAAAGTGTGCCTTGAG TTTGAAGTCCAGAAGCTGGTCCTGCTTGAAGCTGGCTGTGGGGTTGGGAACTTCATCTTCCCACTACTGGAGGAAGACCTTAACATCTTTGTCTATGCCTGTGACTTCTCACCACGAGCTGTGGAGTTTGTGAAG GAACACTCCCTGTACTGCACTGAGCGCTGCAGTGTGTTCCAGTGTGACCTGACAAAGGATGACCTGAGGGGTAATGTCCCAGTGGGCAGTGTGGATGTGGCCACACTCATATTTGTCCTCTCAGCTATCCACCCAAACAAGATGCAGCAGGCTCTGGACAACATTTACAGG GTTCTGAAGCCAGGGGGCATCATTCTGTTTAGGGACTATGGCCTGTATGACCACGCCATGATGAGGTTTAAGGCGGGAAACAAACTGGGAGAGAACTTCTACGTCAGACAGGATGGCACCAGGTCTTATTTCTTTTCCAAAG AGCTCCTAGCAGACCTGTTCAGAGGGGCGGGGTTCGAGAGTGTAACCAATGAGTACGTGCTACGAGAAACGGTCAATAAGAAGGAGGGGCTTTGTGTGCCCAGGGTGTTCCTTCAAAGCAAGTTCCGAAGGCCAGACCAATTACAGGGCTCCTGA